The Solibacillus sp. FSL W7-1436 genome window below encodes:
- a CDS encoding S66 peptidase family protein, which produces MAMTIPKSLKKGDTVALISASGATPEHRIERAIQAVEQLGFRVVVGETCRARHGYFGGSDELRAKELNDMFRNPEIDGIFCIRGGYGATRILPMLDLEMIKENPKVFAGYSDVTALHIVFNQHCGFVTYHTPMPSTEFIKPEMDDYTWKYFINSVTNTGWSDYFLENAKGQNMNTVFPGTATGELAGGNLTLVAASLGTPYEIDLNGKILFLEDIDENVQRIDRMLTQLSLSGKLRQLSGILLGAWTDCGPMDVNNAENNLSLDTVFEEILLPLNIPIIKDVTCGHVLPTMSLPLGKTVTMDATKKSIRVVG; this is translated from the coding sequence ATGGCAATGACAATTCCGAAGTCACTGAAAAAAGGCGATACTGTAGCATTAATCAGCGCATCCGGAGCAACGCCTGAACATCGGATTGAACGGGCGATCCAGGCAGTGGAGCAACTCGGTTTCCGTGTAGTTGTAGGGGAAACCTGCAGAGCGCGACACGGTTATTTTGGAGGCAGTGATGAGCTGCGCGCAAAAGAATTAAACGACATGTTCAGAAATCCTGAAATCGACGGTATTTTTTGTATTCGCGGAGGCTATGGGGCGACACGGATTTTACCGATGCTTGATCTGGAGATGATTAAAGAAAACCCGAAAGTATTTGCAGGCTATAGTGATGTGACAGCACTGCATATTGTATTCAATCAGCACTGCGGTTTTGTAACGTACCATACACCGATGCCGTCAACTGAATTTATTAAGCCTGAAATGGATGATTATACATGGAAGTATTTCATCAATAGTGTGACAAATACGGGATGGAGTGATTATTTCCTGGAAAATGCCAAGGGCCAGAATATGAACACGGTTTTTCCCGGCACTGCTACCGGCGAGCTGGCTGGAGGTAATTTAACACTTGTGGCAGCATCTCTGGGGACACCTTATGAGATTGATCTGAACGGCAAAATTCTATTTTTGGAAGACATCGATGAAAATGTGCAACGGATTGACCGGATGCTGACACAACTGTCATTATCGGGGAAACTTCGGCAGCTGTCAGGTATTTTACTGGGTGCTTGGACCGATTGCGGGCCGATGGATGTAAATAATGCAGAAAATAATTTGAGTTTGGATACGGTATTTGAAGAAATTTTATTGCCTTTGAATATTCCAATAATAAAAGATGTAACATGTGGTCATGTGCTGCCGACGATGTCATTGCCGCTCGGTAAAACCGTCACAATGGATGCGACGAAAAAATCAATTCGGGTTGTAGGTTAG
- a CDS encoding M55 family metallopeptidase, with protein MKVYISADIEGITGTTVWSETELSAPDYAQFQKQMTKEVLAAIDGAFAGGATEILLKDAHDSGRNILIENLPENVKVIRGWTQEPMCMVAGLDSSFDRAIFIGYHSEGGSEKNPLAHTLSLLADIKINGEYASEFLINTYAAALHDVPVAFVSGDQALTEHISRYNDRIITFATKEGVGHATISVSPQTTLKQTKRLVEQAMKIERSKLLIELPKHFTVEIIYKDHIKAYRNSFYPGATFKPHNTVQYETNDYFEVLRLLQFLT; from the coding sequence ATGAAAGTATATATAAGTGCTGATATTGAGGGCATCACGGGCACAACGGTATGGAGTGAAACCGAACTGAGCGCTCCTGATTACGCCCAGTTTCAAAAACAAATGACAAAAGAAGTGCTAGCCGCAATTGATGGAGCCTTTGCAGGTGGGGCTACTGAAATTTTACTGAAAGATGCACATGATTCCGGCCGCAATATTCTTATAGAAAACTTGCCGGAGAATGTTAAAGTCATTCGCGGCTGGACCCAAGAGCCGATGTGCATGGTTGCAGGATTGGACAGCAGTTTTGACCGGGCGATATTTATTGGCTACCACAGTGAAGGTGGCAGTGAGAAGAACCCGCTTGCACATACATTGAGCTTATTGGCGGATATCAAAATAAACGGGGAATATGCCAGTGAATTTTTAATAAATACATATGCAGCTGCCCTCCATGATGTACCGGTTGCTTTTGTCAGCGGAGATCAGGCTTTGACAGAACATATCTCCCGATACAATGACCGAATCATCACATTCGCGACAAAAGAGGGAGTCGGTCATGCAACGATTAGTGTAAGCCCGCAAACGACATTAAAACAGACAAAACGTCTTGTAGAACAGGCAATGAAGATTGAACGTTCAAAGCTTCTAATAGAATTGCCGAAACACTTTACGGTAGAAATAATTTACAAGGATCATATTAAAGCCTACCGCAATTCATTTTACCCAGGCGCAACGTTTAAACCGCATAATACAGTCCAGTACGAAACGAACGATTATTTTGAAGTGTTGAGACTGTTACAATTTTTAACTTAA
- a CDS encoding ABC transporter permease produces MLKYIAKRFAQSIFTLFIIVTIVFSLLRLMPDEGYLGAAAEKMSAEQQEIYLTNLGLRDPLLVQLKNFYIDLIQGDLGKSITYRTDVPVLDIIQDKMMYSILFGLGAVALSLLVGVPLGILMAQFKGRWLDRLGTGYIVIVVAVPAMVYFLMIQMYISEWFNLPMLFDEYNPRSFILPLICLALGPIASYAMWMRRYMVDELNKDYIKLARAKGVTERTIMFRHVMRNAFIPMAQYLPATILFTITGSIYIESLFSIPGMGGLLVDAIQRQDNNVVQGLVLVFSSLGIIGLILGDLLMAIVDPRIKLGKGDSVR; encoded by the coding sequence TTGTTAAAGTATATTGCGAAACGATTCGCGCAATCCATATTTACGTTATTTATCATCGTGACAATAGTTTTCTCCCTGTTACGATTAATGCCTGATGAAGGCTATTTAGGTGCAGCAGCAGAAAAAATGTCGGCAGAACAACAGGAGATTTATTTAACAAATCTGGGCTTACGGGATCCGTTATTAGTCCAACTTAAAAACTTCTACATCGACCTTATTCAGGGTGATTTAGGAAAATCGATTACATACCGCACAGATGTACCAGTACTTGACATTATTCAGGATAAAATGATGTATTCTATATTGTTTGGATTAGGTGCTGTAGCGCTGTCTTTATTAGTTGGTGTACCGTTGGGTATTTTGATGGCCCAGTTTAAAGGACGCTGGCTCGACCGGCTCGGCACAGGCTATATCGTTATTGTAGTAGCAGTTCCGGCGATGGTGTATTTCCTTATGATTCAAATGTATATTTCGGAATGGTTCAACTTGCCGATGCTGTTTGATGAATATAACCCGCGGAGTTTCATTTTACCGTTAATCTGTTTGGCACTTGGTCCGATTGCTTCTTATGCAATGTGGATGCGACGCTATATGGTAGATGAGCTGAACAAGGATTATATTAAGCTGGCTCGTGCAAAAGGTGTGACAGAACGTACGATTATGTTCCGCCATGTGATGAGAAATGCGTTCATCCCGATGGCGCAATATTTACCTGCAACGATTTTATTTACGATTACCGGTTCGATTTACATTGAATCATTATTTTCGATTCCAGGTATGGGTGGATTGCTCGTAGATGCGATCCAGCGTCAGGATAATAATGTCGTACAAGGTTTAGTGCTTGTATTTTCTTCACTAGGGATCATTGGTTTAATTTTGGGGGACTTACTGATGGCAATTGTTGACCCTCGAATTAAACTAGGGAAAGGGGACAGTGTACGCTAA
- a CDS encoding ABC transporter permease — MGIFTKEIQNISEKSTEQLHDHMFDFAAVDDAKAEETAYSNYSYWRSTFRSFRKNKIAVFLLVFVIVLIAFTFVQPYLPDQKSPTQIYLNPDTGMQDRNVAPNDEYIFGTNSIGQDLWSRIWEGTRTSLFIGFAVAIIEVLIGFTVGALWGYSRKLEAPITQLYNIVDNIPTTIVLILMAYILRPGVSTIIIAMCITGWVEMARFLRNQIVILRDREYNLASKTLGTPGYKIILKNLLPYLISVIMLRMSLAVPAAIGAEVFLTYIGLGLPVSEPSLGNLINEGRVLMMSPDLRYQLIFPSIVLSVITIAFYIIGNAFADAADPKNHV, encoded by the coding sequence ATGGGAATTTTCACGAAAGAGATTCAGAATATTTCGGAAAAATCAACAGAACAGCTGCATGATCATATGTTTGACTTTGCCGCTGTCGATGATGCAAAAGCGGAAGAAACAGCTTATTCCAATTACTCTTATTGGCGTTCGACCTTCCGCTCCTTCAGGAAAAATAAAATTGCTGTATTTTTGCTTGTTTTTGTCATCGTCTTGATTGCATTTACATTTGTCCAACCTTATTTACCAGATCAGAAATCACCGACTCAAATTTACTTGAATCCGGATACAGGAATGCAGGACCGGAATGTTGCACCAAATGATGAATATATTTTTGGGACAAACTCCATCGGTCAGGATTTATGGTCCCGAATTTGGGAAGGTACAAGAACGTCTTTATTTATCGGTTTTGCTGTAGCAATTATCGAAGTGCTGATCGGTTTTACAGTTGGGGCTTTATGGGGCTATTCGCGAAAACTCGAAGCACCGATCACCCAGCTATACAATATCGTGGATAACATTCCGACAACAATTGTGCTGATTTTGATGGCGTATATTTTACGACCAGGCGTATCGACGATCATTATCGCCATGTGTATTACAGGCTGGGTTGAAATGGCACGCTTCCTGCGAAATCAGATCGTCATCCTGCGCGATCGTGAGTACAATCTGGCATCCAAAACATTAGGAACACCGGGTTATAAAATCATCTTGAAAAACCTGCTCCCGTATCTAATTTCGGTTATTATGCTGCGAATGAGTTTAGCGGTGCCGGCTGCAATTGGTGCGGAAGTGTTTTTAACATATATCGGACTAGGGTTGCCGGTTAGTGAACCATCATTAGGAAACTTGATCAATGAAGGGCGCGTACTGATGATGTCGCCGGATTTACGTTATCAGCTTATTTTCCCAAGTATCGTGCTAAGTGTCATTACGATTGCCTTTTATATTATCGGGAATGCATTTGCAGATGCGGCAGATCCGAAAAATCACGTTTAA
- a CDS encoding ABC transporter ATP-binding protein: MEQEKILSIENLVIKFKLRGQTLTAIRDISLDLYKGESLAIVGESGSGKSVLVKSIMGLLDKNGYIANGQIHFDGHDLSKFKTEKDWLKVRGKKIAMVTQDPMTSLNPLKTIGKQIEESVVLHQGLKGNDAYEKTLQLLRDVGIHDVARRYKQYPHEFSGGMRQRIVIAIAVACNPQILICDEPTTALDVTIQAQILQLLTNLQEKYLLSTIYITHDLGVVAKVADRIAVMYAGDIIEVGQTEEVFFDAKHPYTWALISSLPQLGNKGQELYSIKGTPPNLFKEIKGDAFAPRNQYALKIDFVERPPFFKVTDTHYARTWLLDPKAPKVEPPEVLQAFFAEGRQYAND; encoded by the coding sequence ATGGAACAGGAAAAAATATTATCCATCGAAAATCTAGTCATAAAATTTAAACTGCGTGGACAAACATTGACGGCTATCCGTGATATTTCGCTCGATTTATATAAAGGAGAAAGTCTTGCAATCGTAGGGGAATCCGGTTCAGGGAAATCCGTGTTAGTTAAATCCATCATGGGTCTGCTTGATAAAAACGGCTATATTGCGAATGGACAAATCCACTTTGACGGACATGATTTATCGAAGTTTAAAACAGAGAAGGACTGGCTGAAAGTTCGCGGCAAAAAAATTGCCATGGTGACACAGGACCCGATGACATCGCTTAATCCGCTGAAAACAATCGGAAAACAAATTGAAGAGAGTGTCGTACTGCATCAAGGGCTAAAAGGAAATGATGCGTATGAAAAAACATTACAGCTGCTGCGCGATGTGGGAATTCATGATGTTGCACGCCGCTATAAGCAATACCCGCATGAATTTTCAGGCGGGATGCGTCAGCGCATCGTCATCGCAATTGCTGTTGCCTGCAATCCGCAAATCCTTATTTGTGATGAGCCGACAACCGCACTCGATGTAACAATCCAGGCACAAATCCTCCAGCTGTTAACAAATTTGCAGGAGAAGTATTTGCTGTCGACAATTTATATTACGCATGATTTAGGTGTCGTTGCAAAAGTCGCCGACAGAATTGCGGTTATGTATGCAGGGGATATTATTGAAGTTGGACAGACTGAGGAAGTATTTTTTGACGCGAAACATCCGTATACATGGGCCTTGATTTCATCACTTCCTCAATTAGGAAACAAAGGCCAAGAATTGTATTCGATTAAAGGAACACCGCCGAACTTATTTAAAGAAATTAAAGGGGATGCATTTGCACCGAGGAATCAGTATGCACTCAAAATCGACTTTGTTGAACGTCCACCTTTTTTCAAAGTGACCGATACCCATTATGCACGAACGTGGCTGCTTGATCCAAAGGCACCGAAAGTAGAGCCTCCTGAAGTGCTGCAAGCCTTTTTCGCAGAAGGGAGACAATATGCAAATGACTAA
- a CDS encoding dipeptide epimerase: MKISKVEVGLVEAPLITPFKTALRTVHSIRNIAVFIYTDNGLIGIGEAAPTHVITGETLSSIRYAIEEVIAPSIIGIEIDEIALLCQKIDASLYQNTSAKAAVEIALYDLWAKQYNAPLYKLLGGYRKNITTDITISVNGTDEMVKDSLAAVKRGFSILKVKVGKNPVEDVERVMAIRKAVGPDTTLRVDANQGWTAKEAVKIIGQLEDKGADIELVEQPVHYSDVKGMQYVTSNTYTNILADESVFSPKQAIEVIEKRAADLINIKLMKTGGISKAQQINHIAEANGVACMIGCMLETKISVSAAAHFAAASKNITMVDLDGPSLCIEDPIEGGPIFKGENIQMTDAPGIGLLIEAYLAR; encoded by the coding sequence ATGAAAATATCAAAAGTTGAGGTGGGGCTAGTCGAGGCACCTCTTATTACCCCATTTAAAACAGCACTACGTACAGTACATAGTATACGAAATATCGCGGTCTTTATTTATACCGACAACGGGCTAATCGGCATTGGTGAAGCTGCGCCGACCCATGTCATTACTGGCGAGACACTTTCATCAATCCGCTATGCGATAGAAGAAGTGATCGCACCATCGATTATCGGAATTGAAATTGATGAGATTGCACTGCTTTGTCAAAAGATCGATGCGTCTCTCTACCAGAATACAAGTGCTAAAGCGGCGGTCGAAATTGCGCTTTATGATTTATGGGCGAAACAATACAATGCCCCTCTTTATAAATTGCTGGGAGGCTACCGGAAGAACATTACAACGGACATTACGATTAGTGTAAATGGTACGGATGAAATGGTGAAAGACAGTTTAGCGGCTGTCAAACGGGGCTTTTCCATTTTAAAAGTGAAAGTGGGGAAAAATCCTGTAGAAGATGTTGAACGGGTTATGGCTATCCGAAAAGCGGTAGGACCTGATACTACATTAAGAGTTGATGCCAATCAAGGTTGGACAGCAAAAGAAGCTGTAAAAATCATTGGACAGCTTGAAGATAAAGGGGCAGATATTGAGCTCGTAGAACAGCCTGTACACTACAGTGATGTAAAGGGCATGCAATATGTCACAAGCAATACGTATACAAATATTTTGGCGGACGAAAGTGTATTTTCTCCAAAGCAAGCGATCGAGGTCATTGAAAAGCGGGCCGCGGATTTAATAAATATTAAGCTGATGAAAACAGGGGGTATTTCCAAAGCGCAGCAAATTAACCACATTGCGGAGGCAAATGGTGTTGCTTGTATGATTGGCTGTATGCTCGAAACAAAAATAAGTGTCAGTGCAGCTGCGCACTTTGCCGCAGCGAGCAAAAATATCACAATGGTCGATTTAGATGGACCAAGTTTGTGCATTGAAGATCCAATTGAAGGGGGGCCGATCTTCAAAGGGGAAAATATTCAGATGACCGATGCTCCCGGTATCGGGTTATTAATAGAGGCTTACTTAGCCAGATAG
- a CDS encoding oligopeptide/dipeptide ABC transporter ATP-binding protein, whose protein sequence is MTNREKLIEVKNIDIVFGQGKKQFKAVDNVSFDIYKGETFGLVGESGSGKTTIGRAIMRINPITNGEILFHGKPVNGRISSAWDREITQKIQMIFQDPGASLNERAKVDYIISEGLINNKRYSNEQERIDKVKKALLEVGLLPEFASRFPHEFSGGQRQRIGIARALVMEPEFIVADEPISALDVSIRAQVLNLLSSLQEHRELTYLFIAHDLSIVRFITDRTAVIYKGKIVELGETEKLFNNPLHPYTKALLAAVPEPNPLKERRKKLQVYDPTVHQYEMDPPEFVEIEEGHFVLANQEEQAQYRAVLAGSGV, encoded by the coding sequence ATGACTAATAGAGAAAAACTGATTGAAGTGAAAAATATTGATATCGTTTTTGGACAAGGTAAAAAACAGTTCAAAGCGGTAGATAATGTGAGCTTCGATATATATAAAGGGGAAACATTCGGGCTTGTAGGGGAATCCGGTTCGGGAAAAACGACAATCGGCCGTGCGATTATGCGCATTAACCCGATAACAAACGGAGAAATTCTATTCCATGGAAAACCGGTTAATGGCCGGATATCCAGTGCATGGGACCGCGAAATTACACAAAAGATTCAAATGATTTTCCAGGACCCGGGCGCATCTTTAAATGAACGGGCAAAGGTTGACTATATTATTTCGGAAGGCCTGATCAATAATAAAAGATACAGCAATGAACAGGAGCGGATCGATAAAGTTAAAAAAGCATTACTGGAAGTCGGACTGCTGCCGGAATTTGCATCGCGTTTTCCGCATGAGTTTTCAGGCGGGCAGCGTCAGCGGATCGGTATTGCAAGAGCACTAGTCATGGAACCGGAATTTATCGTAGCAGATGAACCGATCTCTGCACTGGACGTTTCAATTCGTGCCCAAGTATTGAACTTATTGTCCAGCTTACAGGAACATCGTGAGTTAACATATTTATTTATTGCTCATGACCTGTCGATTGTCCGCTTTATTACAGATCGTACGGCGGTCATTTATAAAGGGAAAATCGTTGAACTCGGTGAAACGGAAAAGCTGTTCAACAATCCGCTGCATCCTTATACTAAGGCATTACTGGCAGCTGTACCGGAACCGAATCCGCTGAAAGAACGCAGAAAAAAACTGCAAGTGTATGATCCGACTGTCCATCAGTATGAAATGGACCCACCCGAATTTGTTGAAATTGAAGAAGGACATTTCGTATTGGCCAATCAAGAAGAGCAGGCGCAGTATCGGGCAGTGCTTGCCGGAAGTGGAGTGTAG
- a CDS encoding peptide ABC transporter substrate-binding protein — protein sequence MFVLVLAACGDSSESGETSEYRTVYSGEIKTLNYLKTAETNEFALSANLVEGLIEYDQYGVVKPGLAESWESNEDATVWTFKLRDDVKWVDHEGKDVENVVAQDFVDGLNYVLDAKNESSTAWIATVVKNGDAFYNGEVTDFSQVGIKAIDETTLEYTLEAPTPYFLSMLNYVCFFPVNGEFLAEKGDAFGTTRENILYNGAYILDKFEPQNERVLVKNDAYWDKETVKIDRIRYKYNKEAATVAPELFLRDEIDGALIPTSILDEWLNSDDKKDLVRQNTNNFYTYFYALNFDPQYDAEYEPENWKVAVNNKDFRKSLYHALDRVSAMLTIEPYNPQDLLSNTITPKNFVDVEGVDYTMLEPLKAITETDSFNKDLALEHKEAALAALAGKATFPVKVLLPYNSGSPEWANRSQVVEQQLENLLGADYIDVELYAGPATGFLGEIRRPGKFSMIEANWGPDFADPSTYTDPFTEGGTYNKPEMAEGYNSEYNKLVEAAKAEVDPAVRYELFAKAEAFLIEEAFVIPYAVGGGGYTASKLNPFESQYSPFGVTSEKFKGQSILEKPMSNEEFKSAKEAWEKERAEALANTSN from the coding sequence ATGTTTGTACTCGTACTGGCAGCTTGTGGTGATTCATCGGAATCCGGTGAAACATCGGAATATCGAACAGTGTACTCAGGTGAAATTAAAACGCTGAACTATTTAAAAACAGCAGAAACAAATGAATTTGCTTTATCGGCGAATTTAGTTGAAGGATTAATAGAATATGACCAATACGGAGTCGTGAAGCCAGGATTAGCAGAAAGCTGGGAATCCAATGAAGATGCGACTGTATGGACATTCAAACTTCGTGATGATGTAAAGTGGGTAGACCATGAAGGTAAAGATGTAGAAAATGTTGTGGCACAGGACTTTGTAGACGGTTTAAATTATGTACTTGATGCGAAAAACGAATCATCGACAGCATGGATTGCAACAGTCGTGAAAAACGGTGATGCCTTCTATAACGGTGAAGTAACGGATTTCTCTCAAGTAGGTATTAAAGCGATTGATGAAACAACGCTTGAATATACATTGGAAGCCCCGACGCCATACTTTTTATCGATGCTGAACTATGTATGTTTCTTCCCGGTAAACGGGGAATTTTTAGCTGAAAAAGGCGATGCATTTGGAACGACTCGCGAGAATATTTTATATAACGGCGCATATATTTTAGATAAATTCGAACCTCAAAATGAGCGTGTACTTGTGAAAAACGATGCTTACTGGGATAAGGAAACAGTGAAAATCGATCGTATCCGCTATAAGTACAATAAAGAAGCAGCAACAGTTGCACCTGAACTGTTCTTACGTGATGAGATTGATGGGGCATTGATTCCGACGTCCATTTTAGATGAATGGTTAAACAGTGACGACAAAAAAGATTTAGTACGTCAAAACACAAACAACTTCTACACATACTTCTATGCATTAAACTTCGATCCGCAATATGATGCAGAGTATGAGCCTGAAAACTGGAAAGTGGCAGTGAACAATAAAGATTTCCGTAAATCGCTTTATCATGCGCTTGACCGTGTATCGGCGATGTTAACAATCGAGCCTTACAATCCACAAGATTTATTGTCAAATACAATTACACCAAAGAACTTTGTTGATGTTGAGGGTGTAGATTACACAATGCTTGAGCCATTAAAAGCAATCACAGAAACAGATTCATTTAACAAAGATTTAGCGCTTGAACATAAAGAAGCTGCATTGGCTGCATTAGCTGGTAAAGCAACATTCCCGGTTAAGGTATTATTACCTTACAACTCTGGTTCACCGGAATGGGCAAACCGTTCACAAGTAGTGGAACAGCAGCTTGAAAACCTATTAGGTGCTGATTACATCGATGTGGAGCTTTATGCAGGTCCTGCGACAGGATTCCTTGGTGAAATCCGTCGTCCTGGTAAGTTCTCGATGATCGAAGCAAACTGGGGTCCGGACTTTGCTGACCCGTCAACATATACAGATCCATTTACAGAAGGCGGAACATATAACAAGCCGGAAATGGCAGAAGGTTATAACAGTGAATATAACAAGCTAGTCGAAGCAGCAAAAGCAGAAGTGGATCCGGCAGTGCGTTATGAGCTATTTGCAAAAGCAGAGGCATTTTTAATTGAAGAAGCATTTGTTATTCCGTACGCTGTAGGCGGCGGCGGTTACACTGCTTCAAAATTGAATCCATTTGAATCACAATATTCGCCATTTGGTGTTACATCCGAGAAGTTTAAAGGTCAGTCTATCCTAGAAAAGCCAATGAGTAATGAAGAATTCAAGTCTGCTAAAGAAGCATGGGAAAAAGAACGTGCGGAAGCATTAGCAAACACTTCTAATTAA